From the Salinimicrobium tongyeongense genome, one window contains:
- a CDS encoding class I SAM-dependent methyltransferase, with translation MELAANRWFSSWFDTPYYHILYRNRGDEEAQQFMQNLVNFLKLPKGASILDLACGKGRHSVYLNKLGFDVTGVDLSANSIAYAKQFENENLHFHTHCMCKPLEEQYDAVFNLFTSLGYFEDEKENRESFISIKKEIKAGGWGVIDFMNVVKVINNLVPSEVKTVQGITFNISRRVENGFIIKDIEFEDEGEDYAYTEKVKAFTLENFLSYFETAGIKLVHTFGDYNLQPYDQINSDRLILVFR, from the coding sequence ATGGAATTAGCAGCAAATAGATGGTTTTCTTCGTGGTTTGATACTCCATACTATCATATTTTATACAGGAACCGGGGCGATGAAGAGGCACAGCAGTTCATGCAAAACCTCGTGAACTTTTTGAAACTTCCAAAAGGTGCGAGCATCCTTGATTTGGCCTGTGGCAAAGGAAGACATTCCGTTTACCTCAATAAACTGGGGTTTGATGTTACCGGGGTAGACCTTTCTGCTAATAGTATTGCGTATGCCAAACAGTTTGAGAACGAGAATCTGCATTTTCATACCCATTGCATGTGTAAACCTCTGGAAGAACAGTATGACGCTGTATTTAACCTTTTCACCAGTCTGGGGTATTTTGAGGATGAAAAAGAGAACCGGGAGAGTTTTATATCTATCAAAAAAGAGATCAAAGCAGGCGGCTGGGGAGTTATTGATTTTATGAACGTGGTTAAAGTGATCAATAACCTGGTGCCTTCCGAAGTAAAAACCGTACAGGGAATTACGTTCAATATTTCCCGAAGAGTTGAAAATGGATTTATTATTAAGGATATTGAGTTTGAAGATGAAGGGGAAGATTATGCCTACACCGAAAAAGTAAAGGCTTTTACTTTGGAAAACTTCCTTTCTTACTTCGAGACCGCCGGGATCAAACTGGTTCATACCTTTGGGGATTACAACCTGCAGCCATACGATCAAATAAATTCTGACCGACTAATACTTGTCTTTAGATAA
- a CDS encoding DUF2752 domain-containing protein → MEEFMLPCLNKQLFGIDCMGCGAQRALVLVFQGEFTAAFKMFPAIYPILLLLLFLFINLFFKFKGDWYIKAGLIIFSAAVIIGAYLYKMSFLIN, encoded by the coding sequence ATGGAAGAATTCATGCTCCCCTGTTTAAACAAGCAGCTTTTTGGCATTGATTGTATGGGTTGCGGGGCACAACGTGCGCTGGTGCTCGTTTTTCAGGGAGAATTTACTGCAGCCTTTAAGATGTTTCCTGCCATTTATCCTATCCTGCTGCTCTTACTTTTTCTCTTCATCAATTTATTCTTCAAGTTTAAAGGAGACTGGTACATCAAAGCCGGGCTAATTATCTTCAGTGCAGCTGTGATTATAGGAGCTTACCTTTATAAAATGAGTTTTTTGATCAACTAA
- a CDS encoding ZIP family metal transporter, with translation MLYMLPLLAVVIGYVISLFLKPSSSTGFQLLLSFSGAFLLSVTVFEMLPEVYESGFDKVGLFIMAGLLLQIFLEFLSKGVEHGHMHHGENSVKFPYLLLLSLSLHALLEGFPLNQSSDLLHGVVIHKIPVAAILAAFLFHSKIAKFKAFLFLAIFGLMTPLGSWIHANFMLSEEYSAYINAVVIGIFLHVSTTILFEASKNHSFNATKLAVVISGILLAYFL, from the coding sequence ATGCTGTACATGCTGCCTTTACTAGCGGTGGTAATAGGATATGTTATCTCGCTCTTTTTAAAACCCTCCTCTTCTACCGGTTTTCAGTTACTGCTCTCGTTTAGCGGTGCATTTCTGCTATCGGTAACAGTATTTGAAATGCTGCCAGAAGTGTACGAGTCTGGGTTTGATAAGGTGGGGCTATTCATCATGGCAGGACTACTCTTGCAAATTTTCCTGGAATTTCTCTCTAAAGGTGTTGAGCACGGACATATGCACCACGGCGAAAACTCGGTTAAGTTCCCCTATTTACTGCTTTTGAGCTTATCACTTCACGCCCTGCTCGAGGGGTTTCCGTTGAACCAGAGCAGCGATCTTTTACATGGCGTTGTGATTCACAAAATTCCAGTTGCAGCAATACTGGCGGCCTTTCTATTCCATTCAAAAATAGCAAAATTTAAGGCTTTTCTTTTTCTGGCGATTTTCGGCCTGATGACACCGCTGGGTAGCTGGATTCACGCAAATTTTATGCTTTCTGAAGAATATTCGGCATACATCAATGCGGTGGTGATTGGTATTTTTCTACATGTTTCTACAACAATACTGTTTGAAGCCTCTAAAAACCACAGTTTCAACGCTACAAAACTTGCCGTGGTAATTTCGGGAATATTATTAGCATATTTTCTATAG
- a CDS encoding DUF6048 family protein produces MKQKLIFILLISFWFHSSAVFAQQTATDTVDVREKYGLRVGIDLSKPIKMFIEEDYQGLEVKADYRLYENIYLAGEIGNEQHVISQPNVTASAKGSYIKLGGDYNFYQNWTGMQNIIYIGLRYGFASFSTELEEYSIYNRNPYFEPDIRAESREFNNLTAGWLELQLGTKVEVLNNLYLGVHVELKKKVNETKPGNFDNLYIPGFNRTYDGSSLGVGYGYSISYLIPLYRK; encoded by the coding sequence ATGAAACAGAAGCTCATATTTATTTTACTCATTAGTTTTTGGTTTCATTCATCAGCAGTCTTTGCCCAGCAAACGGCAACAGATACGGTTGATGTGCGTGAAAAATACGGGCTGCGTGTGGGAATTGACCTCTCCAAGCCAATAAAAATGTTTATTGAAGAAGATTACCAGGGCCTGGAGGTCAAAGCCGATTACAGGTTGTACGAGAATATTTACCTGGCCGGGGAAATTGGAAATGAACAACACGTGATCTCACAGCCAAACGTGACAGCTTCGGCAAAAGGGAGCTACATTAAACTGGGGGGCGATTACAACTTTTACCAGAACTGGACCGGCATGCAAAATATCATATATATAGGATTGCGCTATGGTTTTGCTTCCTTTTCTACCGAACTGGAGGAGTATTCTATATACAACCGAAACCCATATTTTGAACCCGATATTAGAGCTGAAAGCCGTGAATTCAATAACCTTACCGCCGGCTGGCTTGAGCTACAGCTGGGAACAAAAGTTGAAGTTTTAAATAACCTTTACCTGGGGGTGCACGTGGAGCTTAAAAAGAAGGTCAACGAGACTAAACCGGGGAATTTTGACAATCTCTACATCCCCGGGTTTAACAGAACCTACGACGGAAGCAGCCTGGGTGTGGGCTACGGCTACTCCATTTCTTACTTGATCCCTCTCTACAGGAAGTAA
- the rlmD gene encoding 23S rRNA (uracil(1939)-C(5))-methyltransferase RlmD, whose translation MARKNRNKEFKNLEVIDAGAKGKSIAKAPDGKVIFIGNAVPGDVVDVQTTKKKRAFYEGTATKIHEFSDKRVAPPCIHFSVCGGCKWQFMGYEHQLFYKQKEVTNNLTRLGKIELPEVTPILGSKEIYFYRNKMEFSFSDSRWLTQEEIQSGKDIEDRNALGFHIPGMWDKILDIKECHLQQAPSNGIRNAIKQFAIKNNIPFFNTRDQKGMLRTLMIRTSSTGEIMVLLQFFEDNKAQRESLLNFVAEEFPEITSLQYVINSKGNDTIYDQEVICYKGQDHIFEEMEGLKFKINAKSFYQTNSAQAYELYKITRDFAGLTGDEVVYDLYTGTGTIAQFIAAKAKKVVGVEAVPEAIEDAKENARNNNISNTEFFVGDMKKVFTSEFVKTHGEPDVLITDPPRDGMHKDVVAQIIGILPQRIVYVSCNSATQARDLALLDEHYKVTRTQAVDMFPQTFHVENVVCLERRQ comes from the coding sequence ATGGCGAGAAAGAACAGAAACAAGGAATTTAAAAACCTCGAGGTCATTGATGCCGGGGCAAAAGGTAAAAGTATAGCCAAAGCCCCCGATGGCAAAGTGATCTTTATTGGAAATGCAGTGCCCGGTGATGTGGTAGATGTGCAGACCACCAAAAAGAAACGCGCTTTTTACGAGGGTACGGCAACCAAAATACACGAATTTTCAGACAAACGGGTAGCGCCGCCCTGCATACATTTTAGTGTGTGCGGAGGCTGCAAATGGCAGTTTATGGGTTATGAACACCAGTTGTTCTACAAGCAAAAAGAAGTGACCAATAATCTTACCCGCCTTGGGAAGATTGAGCTGCCCGAAGTAACTCCCATTCTGGGCAGTAAGGAAATCTATTTTTACCGCAATAAAATGGAGTTCTCTTTTAGTGACAGCCGCTGGCTAACACAGGAAGAAATTCAAAGCGGCAAAGACATTGAAGACAGGAATGCGCTTGGTTTTCATATTCCGGGCATGTGGGATAAAATCCTTGATATTAAGGAATGCCACCTGCAGCAGGCACCCAGTAATGGCATTCGCAACGCAATCAAGCAATTTGCCATTAAGAATAACATTCCTTTTTTTAATACCAGAGACCAAAAAGGCATGCTGCGCACCTTGATGATTAGAACTTCTTCTACGGGTGAGATCATGGTGCTGCTTCAGTTTTTTGAAGACAATAAAGCCCAGCGGGAATCACTTCTTAATTTTGTTGCTGAAGAATTTCCGGAGATCACCAGCCTTCAGTATGTGATTAATTCAAAAGGCAACGACACTATTTACGATCAGGAAGTAATTTGCTATAAAGGCCAGGACCACATTTTTGAAGAGATGGAAGGCCTGAAGTTCAAGATCAATGCCAAGTCTTTTTACCAGACAAATTCGGCCCAGGCTTACGAACTTTACAAGATCACCCGCGACTTTGCCGGTTTAACGGGAGATGAAGTTGTTTACGACCTGTACACCGGCACCGGCACCATAGCCCAGTTTATCGCTGCCAAAGCCAAAAAGGTCGTAGGGGTTGAAGCCGTGCCCGAAGCCATTGAAGACGCAAAGGAAAACGCCCGGAACAACAACATCTCCAATACCGAATTCTTTGTGGGGGACATGAAAAAGGTGTTTACCAGCGAGTTTGTCAAAACTCATGGAGAACCCGATGTGCTCATTACCGATCCTCCTCGCGATGGCATGCACAAAGATGTGGTTGCGCAAATAATTGGTATCTTGCCACAAAGAATCGTGTATGTGAGTTGTAATTCGGCAACCCAGGCAAGAGATCTCGCCCTGCTCGACGAACATTACAAAGTAACAAGAACACAGGCAGTAGACATGTTTCCGCAGACATTTCATGTAGAAAATGTAGTTTGTTTAGAAAGAAGACAATGA
- a CDS encoding DUF4268 domain-containing protein — MYSRAESKKIRQEFWTCFGKSYPRKWLLYNTKIKDLSLKFTFTRKFAEVSIDLDAPDEIMRQYYFEKLQSLKTILKDEFLPEVVFAEEYELENRKIISRVYVSKYGVNIHKKEDWPQVMAWLAQNMDALERFFLEYQDFIEQ; from the coding sequence ATGTACAGCCGTGCTGAAAGCAAAAAGATTCGCCAGGAATTCTGGACCTGCTTCGGAAAAAGTTATCCCCGAAAGTGGCTTTTGTACAACACCAAAATTAAAGATCTTTCCTTAAAATTCACTTTTACGCGAAAATTTGCTGAAGTCTCTATAGATCTTGATGCTCCTGATGAGATCATGAGACAATATTATTTTGAAAAGCTGCAAAGCCTCAAAACTATTTTAAAAGATGAGTTTTTACCTGAAGTAGTTTTTGCTGAAGAATATGAACTCGAAAACAGGAAAATCATTTCCCGCGTATACGTAAGCAAATACGGAGTAAATATTCACAAAAAAGAAGACTGGCCACAGGTGATGGCCTGGCTAGCCCAAAACATGGATGCCCTGGAAAGGTTTTTCCTGGAGTACCAGGACTTTATCGAACAGTAA
- the rocD gene encoding ornithine--oxo-acid transaminase, whose protein sequence is MKISEKISSQEAIQLEDKYGAHNYHPLPVVLEKGEGVHVWDVEGKKYYDFLSAYSAVNQGHCHPRIVGAMTEQAQKLSLTSRAFHNDILGRYEKYASEYFGFDKLLPMNTGAEAVETAIKIARKWAYEKKGVEEAEAQIIVCENNFHGRTTTIISFSNDEGARKNFGPYTPGFVKIPYNNTEALEKALKDNSNIAGFLVEPIQGEAGVYVPSEGFLARAKELCEEHNVLFIADEVQTGIARTGKLLAVEHENVKPDVLILGKAISGGVYPVSAVLANDDVMNVIKPGQHGSTFGGNPVACAVAMAALEVIKDEKLAENAEKLGNLFRRKMNDYIRNSNIVNLVRGKGLLNAIVINDSEDSSTAWDICMKLKENGLLAKPTHGNIIRFAPPLVMNEEQLLDCVDIITKTLQEFEK, encoded by the coding sequence ATGAAGATTTCAGAAAAAATTTCTTCCCAGGAGGCCATTCAGCTTGAAGACAAATACGGGGCGCATAATTACCACCCGCTGCCCGTTGTGCTTGAAAAAGGCGAAGGAGTTCACGTATGGGATGTTGAAGGCAAAAAATATTACGATTTTCTTTCGGCTTATTCCGCAGTAAACCAGGGGCACTGCCATCCGCGTATTGTGGGCGCTATGACAGAGCAGGCCCAAAAACTTAGCCTTACTTCAAGGGCCTTCCATAATGACATTTTAGGGAGGTATGAAAAGTACGCGAGCGAATACTTTGGTTTTGATAAGCTTCTTCCCATGAACACAGGGGCCGAAGCGGTTGAAACTGCCATTAAGATTGCCCGTAAGTGGGCCTACGAGAAAAAAGGAGTAGAGGAGGCCGAAGCCCAGATCATTGTTTGTGAAAATAATTTCCACGGAAGGACTACCACCATCATTTCTTTTTCTAATGACGAGGGGGCGCGCAAGAATTTTGGCCCCTACACCCCCGGATTTGTAAAAATTCCTTACAATAATACTGAAGCTCTTGAAAAAGCGCTTAAAGATAACAGCAATATCGCCGGATTCCTTGTAGAACCCATCCAGGGAGAAGCAGGGGTCTACGTACCTTCTGAAGGTTTCCTGGCCCGCGCCAAAGAACTTTGCGAGGAGCACAACGTGCTTTTTATTGCTGATGAAGTACAGACCGGAATTGCCCGTACCGGGAAACTTCTGGCCGTAGAGCATGAAAATGTTAAGCCTGATGTATTGATCCTTGGAAAAGCCATTTCTGGCGGGGTTTATCCGGTTTCAGCCGTGCTGGCCAATGATGATGTGATGAACGTGATCAAACCCGGGCAACATGGTTCCACTTTTGGCGGAAATCCTGTGGCCTGTGCCGTGGCAATGGCCGCGCTTGAAGTGATCAAAGATGAAAAGCTCGCTGAAAATGCCGAAAAACTCGGAAATCTTTTCAGAAGAAAAATGAACGATTACATCAGGAATTCAAATATTGTGAACCTGGTGAGAGGTAAAGGCCTGCTTAACGCCATAGTGATCAATGATTCTGAAGATAGCTCCACAGCCTGGGATATTTGCATGAAACTGAAGGAAAACGGACTGCTGGCAAAACCAACCCATGGCAACATTATTAGATTTGCCCCACCGCTGGTAATGAATGAAGAACAATTGCTGGATTGTGTGGATATTATCACAAAAACGCTACAGGAGTTCGAGAAATAG
- a CDS encoding DUF4294 domain-containing protein, with protein MSFPVLSQVEPVQDSVEYEYYIIEGDTIARSHIDLDEVLILGRLKFDNDLERRKYLILRRKTIKVYPYAKLASERLVELNSRLDQIKSKRDRKRYTKIVQNYIENQFSAELKKLTRTEGQILVKLIHRQTGVTAFDLVKELKSGWRAFWYNTTASFFDISLKEEFDPAQNQEDYYIEDILQRAFQGNQLERQPSALDYNFLELTDKWSSPAKRDRKS; from the coding sequence ATGAGTTTTCCTGTTCTCTCCCAGGTGGAGCCGGTGCAGGACAGTGTGGAGTATGAGTATTATATAATAGAGGGAGATACAATTGCACGTTCGCATATTGATCTTGATGAAGTACTTATTTTAGGCAGGCTTAAGTTTGATAATGACCTTGAACGGCGTAAATATCTCATTCTGCGACGTAAGACGATAAAAGTTTATCCTTATGCCAAACTGGCTTCCGAAAGACTGGTAGAACTCAACAGCCGGTTGGATCAAATCAAGTCGAAACGCGATAGAAAGCGCTACACCAAGATAGTTCAGAATTATATTGAAAATCAGTTTTCAGCCGAATTGAAGAAGTTGACCCGCACCGAGGGCCAGATTCTGGTAAAGTTGATCCACAGGCAAACCGGCGTGACGGCTTTTGATTTGGTAAAAGAGCTCAAGAGCGGGTGGCGGGCATTTTGGTATAATACCACGGCCAGCTTTTTTGATATTTCCCTGAAAGAAGAATTTGACCCCGCACAGAACCAGGAAGACTATTATATAGAAGACATTCTGCAAAGGGCATTTCAGGGCAATCAATTAGAGAGGCAGCCTTCTGCACTCGACTATAATTTTCTTGAACTTACAGATAAATGGTCTTCCCCTGCAAAACGAGACCGAAAATCCTGA
- a CDS encoding CCC motif membrane protein translates to MEKQTLPNSTLILVFGILSILSCCCHGILGLIFGIVALVLAKTARQTYLAEPALYDGYNNVKTGRVLAIIGIILSAIYLVINIVLIAIYGWDGMEEMSREWMRVYEN, encoded by the coding sequence ATGGAAAAACAAACCTTACCAAATTCAACTTTAATCCTCGTTTTTGGAATCCTGTCAATTCTTAGCTGCTGTTGCCATGGAATTCTTGGGCTCATCTTCGGAATTGTTGCCCTGGTACTGGCAAAGACCGCCCGGCAAACTTACCTGGCCGAACCCGCTCTTTACGACGGCTATAACAACGTAAAAACCGGAAGGGTACTGGCCATAATCGGAATTATCCTATCAGCCATATACCTGGTAATCAATATCGTCCTAATTGCTATCTACGGCTGGGACGGGATGGAAGAAATGTCAAGGGAATGGATGAGAGTCTATGAAAATTAA
- a CDS encoding M42 family metallopeptidase encodes MSQEKILTEKSIDFLEKYLNNAAPTGYEWEGQKLWMNYLEPYVDEFITDTYGTAVGVINPQAKYKVVIEGHADEISWYVNYITDDGLIYVIRNGGSDHQIAASKRVNIHTRNGIVKGVFGWPAIHTRDKEKEQAPKLDNISIDVGCSSKEEVEALGVHVGCVITYPDEFFILNKDKFVCRALDNRIGGFMIAEVARLLKENKKKLPFGLYITNSVQEEIGLRGAEMITQRIKPNVAIVTDVTHDTTTPMIEKKTNGLTKIGDGPVISYAPAVQNKLRNLLIKTAEDKEIPFQRMASSRMTGTDTDAFAYSNGGVASALISLPLRYMHTTVEMVHRNDVENVIRLIYESLLQLKDGDTFSYFE; translated from the coding sequence ATGAGTCAGGAAAAAATTCTTACCGAAAAGTCGATAGATTTCTTAGAAAAATATTTGAATAATGCAGCCCCTACAGGTTACGAATGGGAGGGCCAGAAGCTGTGGATGAACTATTTAGAACCTTATGTTGATGAATTCATCACAGATACTTACGGTACAGCTGTTGGCGTGATCAATCCGCAGGCCAAGTACAAGGTAGTTATTGAAGGGCATGCCGATGAGATCTCGTGGTATGTAAATTATATTACCGACGACGGACTTATCTACGTAATCCGTAATGGCGGAAGCGACCACCAGATCGCGGCTTCAAAAAGGGTGAACATCCACACCAGGAACGGGATCGTAAAAGGGGTTTTTGGATGGCCCGCAATTCACACCCGCGATAAAGAAAAAGAACAGGCGCCAAAACTCGACAATATTTCTATAGATGTTGGCTGCTCTTCTAAAGAGGAAGTGGAAGCTCTTGGGGTACACGTGGGCTGCGTGATCACCTACCCCGATGAGTTTTTTATTCTGAATAAGGACAAATTTGTATGCAGGGCACTCGATAACCGCATTGGAGGCTTTATGATTGCTGAAGTTGCACGCCTGCTGAAGGAGAACAAAAAGAAATTGCCTTTTGGTCTTTACATCACCAATTCGGTGCAGGAAGAAATAGGCCTTAGAGGTGCCGAAATGATCACCCAGCGCATTAAACCCAATGTTGCCATAGTGACCGATGTTACCCACGACACCACTACCCCAATGATCGAGAAAAAGACCAACGGCCTTACCAAAATTGGGGATGGCCCGGTAATTTCTTATGCCCCGGCCGTTCAAAACAAGCTGCGCAACCTTCTCATCAAAACTGCTGAAGACAAAGAAATCCCATTCCAGCGTATGGCTTCTTCGAGAATGACCGGGACAGACACAGATGCCTTTGCCTACAGCAACGGCGGCGTGGCATCGGCTTTGATCTCGCTCCCATTGCGTTACATGCATACCACAGTAGAAATGGTACACCGCAACGATGTGGAAAATGTGATAAGGCTGATCTATGAAAGTTTACTGCAACTAAAGGACGGAGATACCTTTAGCTACTTTGAATAA
- a CDS encoding DUF6452 family protein, with the protein MNRFQKWLFLAGFIFISFGCQRDDICPEGTDTTSLLVIEFYDPLDPTRLKAVSNLTVRASGMEEVLVESSTVNTVSIPLRTNENFTEYIFTVNSGSDEENSDTVTFTYSPDPEYLNRACGYKVNFNSLDVAIHDDEDNWILSETIIQESVENETEAHIYFTH; encoded by the coding sequence ATGAACAGGTTCCAAAAATGGCTTTTTTTAGCCGGTTTTATTTTCATCAGCTTTGGGTGCCAAAGAGACGATATTTGTCCTGAAGGAACTGATACCACTTCCTTACTGGTCATTGAATTCTACGATCCTTTAGACCCCACGCGTTTAAAGGCGGTATCAAACCTCACGGTGAGGGCCAGTGGCATGGAAGAAGTGCTGGTGGAATCCTCTACTGTAAACACAGTGAGCATTCCGCTTAGAACCAATGAGAATTTTACTGAATATATTTTCACTGTAAATTCAGGCAGCGACGAGGAAAATTCAGATACAGTTACTTTTACTTATTCTCCAGATCCCGAATACCTGAATCGTGCGTGCGGCTACAAAGTAAATTTCAACAGCCTTGATGTGGCAATTCACGACGATGAAGATAACTGGATACTTTCAGAAACAATTATACAAGAAAGCGTTGAAAATGAAACAGAAGCTCATATTTATTTTACTCATTAG
- a CDS encoding THUMP domain-containing class I SAM-dependent RNA methyltransferase encodes MGNNYQMVAKTLFGFEPLLAKELRNLGAIDVREGVRSVSFYGDKGFMYKANLSLRTAIKVLKPIATFRVFSEDDLYREVNKLAWEKYLDANQTLAIDATVHSEKFSHSKYVALKSKDAIVDRFRDRTGERPGIDLDYPSLRINIHIEKKNCTVSLDSSGQSLHKRGYKSSTNIAPINEVLAAGMLLHSGWDGQCDFIDPMCGSGTILIEAAMIACNIPPNLNRKEFGFEKWKDWDEALFEKIQESVLKKVRDFHFTIKGYDKAPSAVHKAKDNIENANLSEFISVRHEDFFKTEKETERHLHMVFNPPYGERLSIDMPEFYKAIGDTLKQSYPGTHAWFITSNLEAIKHVGLRPSRKIKLFNGALESKLLKYEIYEGSKKAKKQDN; translated from the coding sequence ATGGGAAATAATTATCAAATGGTGGCCAAAACTCTTTTTGGCTTTGAACCATTACTGGCCAAAGAATTGAGAAACCTGGGAGCTATAGATGTACGGGAAGGCGTGAGGTCTGTTTCGTTCTACGGAGATAAAGGTTTTATGTATAAAGCTAATCTTTCCCTGCGCACTGCGATCAAGGTGCTAAAACCGATTGCCACTTTCAGGGTTTTTTCTGAAGATGATCTCTACCGGGAAGTCAATAAACTAGCCTGGGAGAAATATCTCGATGCTAACCAGACCCTCGCTATTGATGCTACCGTGCATTCCGAAAAATTTAGTCATTCCAAATATGTGGCTCTTAAATCGAAAGATGCAATTGTAGACCGATTTAGGGACAGGACCGGGGAACGCCCGGGCATTGACCTGGATTATCCTTCCCTGCGGATCAATATTCATATCGAAAAAAAGAATTGTACAGTTTCGCTTGATAGTTCGGGGCAATCCTTGCACAAACGCGGCTATAAATCGTCTACCAATATTGCACCTATCAATGAAGTTTTGGCGGCAGGCATGTTGTTGCATTCAGGTTGGGACGGCCAGTGCGACTTTATAGACCCAATGTGCGGGAGTGGTACCATTCTCATTGAAGCAGCAATGATCGCCTGTAATATTCCTCCAAATTTAAACCGAAAAGAATTCGGGTTTGAAAAGTGGAAAGATTGGGATGAAGCCCTTTTTGAAAAAATTCAGGAATCGGTTTTGAAGAAGGTACGCGATTTCCATTTTACGATTAAAGGCTACGACAAAGCACCTTCAGCGGTTCATAAAGCCAAAGATAATATTGAGAATGCCAATCTTTCTGAATTTATTTCAGTGAGGCACGAAGATTTTTTTAAGACTGAAAAGGAAACCGAAAGGCATTTGCACATGGTGTTTAATCCGCCTTACGGGGAACGCCTCAGTATAGATATGCCCGAATTTTACAAGGCAATTGGCGACACCCTGAAGCAAAGTTACCCTGGAACTCACGCCTGGTTCATTACTTCAAACCTCGAAGCCATTAAGCATGTAGGCTTAAGGCCTTCCCGAAAGATCAAATTGTTCAACGGTGCCCTCGAATCTAAGTTATTGAAATATGAAATCTACGAAGGTTCCAAAAAGGCAAAAAAACAGGACAATTAA